DNA from Bradyrhizobium japonicum USDA 6:
ATGGTACGAAAAGTAGCGCTACATAAATTAGCGTTACATATTGTAGCGTTCAATTCAAGTTCGATCTGAGGCATGACGACGAACCGCTACCCTCGTAGCGGACCGGGGGTGGGGCAGAGTGAAGTGGATCGCTTATCCCAAATGGGGCGGGGCGAGCGCTCCGCGGAATGGACCGATCAGGCGGCCTTGCTTCGTCGCGACATGCATGCCCAACGTGGCGAGCCGTGGCGGCCTATTCCTTCGTCGTCGGTGGCTCGAAGATGAGGGCGGCTTGGAACACCCGCCCGGCGTCGGTGCGGACTTCGATGGCAACGTCTGTTCGATCCTCGTGTGCCGCCAGGTCGCGTGCGAGGCCGCTCAATGTCTGCGTCGCCTCGATCTCGGCTTCGCGCTGGGTTTGAAACTCCAGTCCCTCTTCGTCGGCATAGAGGCCGGTGTCGTCCCGGATATCGAAAAAGTACCGGACCATGATGGCGCCGCCTCTCAGAGAGAGTATCGCCGCCAACCCCGCCTTGAGAGGACCGTTCCTAATTATTTCGACGGCTGGAATCCGGGTGCTATCCCAGCCCCGGCGCGTGGTTGGCGTCCCGTTGGCCGATGAGAATTCCAGGACCGCCGCTTGCAGGTTGGGGGAATCGTAGACCTGGACGCGGGGCGCCGTTGAATCAGGTCAATCAAAGCTGCCTTTACGGACGGTCTGTATCCGCCTTGCGTCCGCCTACAGCTGTGGCGGCGTGACCCTTGCTTCGTCTCTCGTGAGGGCGGCCAGCCTGTCCAATTGGCTCGCCACGCCAGTAAGGCTCCGGGCGATGTTCTTCAACAGGAAGGCCCTCTCCGCCGAAACCCCGGATGCTTGGGAGAGGACCTTGTAATGATTTGCGAGTTCCTCGCATTTAGCAGCGTCGATCATAATTGAGCCCATCTATGAAACGGGTCAACAGCTCAACCCTAATACGGTTCCCACGCGGGGCGCTGACGACCCTTGGCGTTGCAATGCCTCGTATCCTACCACAGATATTCGTGGTCAGGTTGTGTTCCGCGCCACAAAACGGGTCACTCCCGAAATCAAAGGTAGCGACGCCAGGAAACAGGCTCGTCCGTGAAGACGGCCCCGGCCGGTGGGGCTTGATAGGGGGAAGGCCGGGGCCGCTCGGGGATGCTTGGCCCTTGGCAAAGACCAAGCGAATCCGAGTTTAGTCGCCCCTCACCGCGGCTCTGTTCGTTTCAGCACATAATTACCAAATTTTCCTGACCCGATTCGCATGCGCAAATGCATCTCGAGGGCGGCACGGTTTCTCTATCGTCTTCGATTTGCAGACGACGGGGACGTGCGCATTTGCCTGAGCGAGTTTTCATTCGGACAGGTGGCATCGGTCGGATGGTCTCCGGCCGAGCGCGCAAGCGCCTGGCGATCATCGAAACAGCTGCGCCCGGTGTCTATGCGGGCGCGCGGCAGTCAAGTCCGCCGCATTGCCAAGAATTCCCGCGACCGATGGGCCACGGCGGACCCTGCTGCGGCCTTCGCATGGGCCGCCAACCGGGGCCTTTAATTGATCTTGCGAAGCTTCCGGATGATCTCCCGCGGATCGTCGGCATACTTTAGGTCACCTGTCTCGGTGTCCCAAACGCAGCTGTTGGCAACTCTGACACCGGAACTGCCAAATGATCTCACAGGAAATCCGTGCAATGAGCGATCCCCGGTAAGGTTGCAATCGCACCCGGTGCACGCGCCCAGGCTCGGATCGCCAGGTTGGCCGCCTTCAAGACCGAGGGGCGCAAGATTTGAACCGCATCGCGGATCGTTGCGCTCAAGGGCTGCTGAAGGATCCGTGTGCGCAGCCGGGCAACCCGCAATGCACGCACCATCGTTTCAGGATCGGGAAGTCCGCGCTTATCCTCCAGAAGGCTCCAGGCGAGGTGCTTGAGTTCGACGGTCTCCTGGTCAATCTGAGGGAACGATCCCAACGCCGTGATGCTCGCATGGTTGGTCGTGTCGTAGAACACAAGACCGTCGTCGATCGCCACCATGTCGCCCTGGCAGGCGAGATCGAGAAAGAACAGTTGGTCC
Protein-coding regions in this window:
- a CDS encoding DUF6894 family protein, with protein sequence MVRYFFDIRDDTGLYADEEGLEFQTQREAEIEATQTLSGLARDLAAHEDRTDVAIEVRTDAGRVFQAALIFEPPTTKE